A genomic region of Cannabis sativa cultivar Pink pepper isolate KNU-18-1 chromosome 1, ASM2916894v1, whole genome shotgun sequence contains the following coding sequences:
- the LOC115703941 gene encoding uncharacterized protein LOC115703941 gives MCAYTYSRSEFHREFENIRAMNPTVAQYLEEIGFEKWVRSYFPGVRYNVMTSNWTESFNNTTKDARGFPITAAVAFLRSKVQKWFASRKEKADKWTKPLALEMEEDLTLHFEKGRYLNVDSCGPYTLQVHPGGTVMTSGVVDLQEHTCTCGLFQCMKFPCPHACDASQERSISAYTLCSPYYTTEYWRRTYEGTIMPVGDEDDWELPDDIKNMIVGVPVEKQPVGRPKKQKVGRIKNNRTACNGERIIKSRNCSKCGANGHNKSTCNYRG, from the coding sequence aTGTGTGCCTACACGTATTCAAGATCAGAGTTTCACAGAGAATTTGAGAACATTCGGGCCATGAATCCAACGGTTGCACAATATCTTGAGGAAATTGGATTTGAAAAATGGGTCCGGTCGTACTTTCCAGGGGTACGTTACAATGTAATGACGAGCAACTGGACTGAGAGCTTCAACAACACaactaaggatgcaagaggCTTCCCGATCACTGCTGCTGTAGCATTCCTGAGGTCCAAAGTCCAGAAGTGGTTTGCTTCACGAAAAGAAAAAGCTGACAAGTGGACAAAACCCCTAGCACTAGAAATGGAGGAGGACTTgacattgcattttgaaaaaggtCGGTATTTGAACGTTGACTCATGCGGGCCTTACACGTTGCAGGTTCACCCTGGAGGAACAGTTATGACCAGTGGCGTAGTGGACTTGCAGGAACATACTTGCACTTGCGGCTTGTTCCAGTGCATGAAGTTTCCTTGTCCTCATGCATGTGATGCATCTCAGGAGCGAAGTATTAGCGCGTACACACTATGCTCGCCATATTACACGACTGAATATTGGAGGAGGACATATGAAGGAACAATTATGCCagttggtgacgaggatgattgggaatTGCCTGATGACATCAAGAACATGATAGTTGGAGTGCCTGTTGAGAAGCAACCAGTAGGGCGACCCAAGAAGCAAAAGGTTGGAAGAATTAAGAACAACCGAACTGCTTGTAACGGTGAAA